From the genome of Phragmitibacter flavus, one region includes:
- a CDS encoding N-acetylmuramoyl-L-alanine amidase family protein, with protein MSSFPRTGTFINWSTCAIARLRVVVLFALFLLVATRAEAFNTVVIDAGHGGHDRGASIGYVFEKHLALDTARRVQQLLRAQGLNVIMTRSTDVFIPLAGRSGIGNSHNNAIFVSVHYNYSRGGSGHGLETFYHHSGSYRLAGFIQAYMIQETRLTNRGVKSASFHVIRNTRRNPAVLVECGFVSNSRERADMMTGRYREKIATGIAKGILAYRKLR; from the coding sequence ATGTCTTCTTTCCCTCGCACCGGCACATTTATCAATTGGTCCACCTGCGCCATCGCAAGGTTGCGCGTGGTGGTGTTGTTTGCGCTGTTCTTGCTGGTGGCAACTCGGGCTGAGGCGTTCAATACAGTGGTCATTGATGCGGGTCATGGTGGGCATGACAGGGGCGCTTCGATTGGCTATGTTTTTGAGAAACATCTGGCGCTGGATACCGCCCGCCGGGTTCAGCAGCTTTTGAGGGCGCAGGGTTTGAATGTGATCATGACCCGCAGCACGGATGTTTTCATTCCGCTGGCGGGCCGTTCCGGCATTGGAAACAGTCACAACAATGCAATTTTTGTCAGTGTGCATTACAACTACAGTCGTGGCGGTTCCGGACATGGGTTGGAGACGTTTTACCACCACAGCGGCAGCTACCGGCTCGCAGGATTTATTCAGGCATACATGATCCAGGAAACGAGGTTGACGAACCGGGGGGTCAAGAGCGCAAGTTTTCACGTCATTCGCAACACCAGACGCAATCCTGCCGTGCTGGTGGAGTGTGGATTTGTCAGCAACTCCCGCGAGAGGGCGGACATGATGACAGGGCGGTATCGGGAGAAAATTGCCACTGGCATTGCCAAGGGAATCCTTGCTTACCGAAAGCTGCGTTGA
- a CDS encoding type IV pilin protein: protein MKTKLNKGFTLIELLVVITIIAILASLAVPTFGRIQERGNITKGINNCKQIILSQQLYASDNNGRYSDKDSEGNDADNANDAFRNLFIAEVLDNETIFGCPVSNWGIPDGRIGESPGFDQAVGRNENHWMMTAGLTNSSSGSIPAVFEAATQAEWDPEWNADAAGQADVQGRTWGGGKIIIGLNDSSVTLTDLAGRRGVQKLKGEADNLFARQPIEKDILGVDGEG from the coding sequence ATGAAAACCAAACTTAACAAGGGCTTTACCCTTATCGAACTACTGGTGGTGATTACCATCATCGCCATTCTGGCGAGCCTTGCGGTTCCGACCTTTGGTCGAATCCAGGAACGCGGCAACATCACCAAAGGAATCAACAACTGCAAACAGATCATCTTGTCGCAGCAGCTTTATGCTTCAGATAACAATGGCCGTTATTCAGACAAAGATTCCGAAGGAAATGACGCGGACAACGCAAATGATGCTTTCCGCAATTTGTTCATCGCAGAAGTCCTCGACAATGAAACCATTTTTGGGTGCCCGGTGAGCAACTGGGGCATTCCTGATGGCCGAATTGGCGAGAGCCCTGGCTTTGATCAAGCGGTTGGAAGGAACGAAAATCATTGGATGATGACGGCCGGGTTGACCAACTCGTCCAGCGGCAGCATTCCTGCGGTTTTCGAAGCGGCAACTCAAGCGGAATGGGATCCCGAGTGGAACGCCGATGCAGCCGGTCAGGCTGATGTGCAAGGTCGCACTTGGGGCGGTGGCAAGATCATTATCGGCCTCAATGATTCCAGTGTGACATTGACCGATCTGGCTGGTCGGAGAGGTGTTCAGAAGTTGAAGGGTGAGGCGGACAACCTCTTCGCCCGTCAGCCGATTGAGAAAGATATTCTCGGCGTTGATGGAGAAGGCTAA
- a CDS encoding sigma-70 family RNA polymerase sigma factor, whose translation MAEPLEQAQQKPESSPQTRKTLIEKLDNWSDWSSWDEFYRTYSGFVFHVARKSGLSDEESSDVVQETFIGVAKNLQKKKFDTSQGSFKSFLLNQARWRILDQFRRRKKQREREANIHFEDDERNTAPIDRCADPRGVALEDLWDKEWREQVMEIALRKVRSMVSPRQFQIFSCYVLNNWPVERLKEELGVNAAQVYLAKHRVGRLLRKEAARLSAEAEK comes from the coding sequence ATGGCGGAGCCCCTCGAACAAGCACAGCAAAAACCTGAGTCATCGCCGCAGACGCGGAAGACTTTGATTGAGAAGCTGGACAACTGGTCGGACTGGTCGAGCTGGGATGAATTTTACCGCACTTATTCGGGTTTTGTGTTTCATGTGGCACGCAAGTCGGGATTGTCGGACGAGGAGTCGAGCGATGTGGTGCAGGAGACCTTCATCGGGGTGGCGAAGAACCTGCAGAAGAAGAAGTTTGATACTTCGCAGGGGTCATTTAAGAGCTTTTTGTTGAATCAGGCCCGCTGGCGGATTTTGGATCAGTTTCGGCGCAGGAAGAAGCAGCGGGAGCGGGAGGCGAACATCCATTTTGAAGATGACGAGAGGAACACGGCGCCGATTGACCGCTGTGCTGATCCGCGTGGGGTGGCCTTGGAGGATTTGTGGGACAAGGAATGGCGGGAACAGGTGATGGAAATCGCGTTGCGCAAGGTGCGTTCGATGGTTTCGCCCCGGCAGTTCCAGATTTTTTCGTGTTACGTGCTAAACAACTGGCCGGTGGAGCGGTTGAAGGAGGAACTGGGGGTGAATGCGGCGCAGGTGTATCTGGCGAAGCATCGGGTGGGGCGCTTGTTGCGAAAAGAGGCGGCGCGTCTTTCGGCGGAGGCGGAGAAGTAA